A single region of the Maniola jurtina chromosome 6, ilManJurt1.1, whole genome shotgun sequence genome encodes:
- the LOC123866077 gene encoding tetraspanin-2A translates to MAGVGRGDGQGPAVGKLESQIYCIKYTLFCFNIVLWLFGASVFALCLWICIEPGFNEWMNILQLQKYFIGIYIILIGSLGIMVVAFLGCGSALMENVKLLYAYIVSQIASFVFGLVGACVVLDFSTYDSSIQPLIKDVILRLMNNPQHEGSREILRMVQEGIGCCGADGPMDYLHLNKPLPSECRDSVTGNAHFHGCVDELTWFLESKTGWLAGIVLASCMICVINAVMSMVLIQAVKKEEEESVTYKN, encoded by the exons ATGGCGGGGGTTGGCAGAGGCGACGGGCAAGGGCCAGCGGTCGGAAAACTCGAGTCACAGATTTATTGCATCAAGTATACTTTGTTCTGCTTCAACATTGTACTATGG TTGTTCGGTGCATCAGTCTTCGCGCTATGTCTCTGGATATGCATAGAGCCTGGATTTAACGAGTGGATGAACATCCTTCAGCTGCAGAAGTATTTCATTGGCATCTACATCATACTCATTGGCTCGCTGGGCATCATGGTTGTCGCCTTCCTCGGGTGCGGTTCAGCGCTCATGGAAAACGTTAAGCTTCTATATGCG tACATAGTATCGCAAATAGCGTCATTTGTGTTCGGATTGGTGGGCGCCTGTGTTGTGTTGGACTTCTCTACCTATGACTCCAGCATCCAACCTCTCATCAAAGATGTTATTTTAAGGCTAATGAATAACCCACAACATGAAGGCAGTCGGGAAATCCTTAGGATGGTACAAGAGGGA ATTGGCTGCTGCGGAGCTGATGGCCCAATGGACTACCTCCACCTGAATAAGCCTTTGCCATCGGAATGCCGCGACTCTGTCACCGGCAACGCCCACTTCCACGGCTGTGTGGACGAGCTCACCTGGTTTCTGGAATCCAAAACTGGATGGCTGGCAGGCATTGTTCTTGCTTCTTGTATGATTTGC GTAATAAACGCTGTCATGTCCATGGTCCTCATACAAGCAGTCAAAAAAGAGGAAGAAGAATCAGTAACGTACAAAAActga